In Physeter macrocephalus isolate SW-GA chromosome 9, ASM283717v5, whole genome shotgun sequence, the DNA window GGCTCAACGCCAGCCAGGCGCTCAAGCTCTCACCTTGCTTCCTTCCCCAAAGCAGCCACAGGAGAGGAGGGGACCCCCATTCCTTCCCAAGGCAGCCCCTGGCCACCCCTTGCTTTCATCACTCCTAACTAACTCTTCAGCCCCTGCCGCTCCTTCTCACAGCATTTAAAACACCAGGTCTCCACCTGCTCTTCACCTGCTCCAGGCTGGGTTTTCTACCCTTCAGACAACCTTTTTAAAAGTGTACTTACTGCCTGCAGGGACTTGCCATCTCCGCCTCTGGCCTCCCGCCCTTTCCCCAGCCCTCTGTAGCCTGGCTTGCCTTTCACACCTCCACTGCCTCATTGCCAAACCCGTGGGCCACCTCAGTGCTTCCGTACCACTGACCCTGGTTCCCAAACTGGTCCCTCTGCTGAGGTGATGCCCTGTAAACATAGAATTCAAGGAAATAGCaatgaatggaacagaaaaatCGTTTCATGTTGACAGACATCTATAACGAAGGTACAAAAGCCATGAACTTCCATATGTGGATTAAGGAGCATCAAGTAGAAAGCAAAAACTgctggaaatgcaaaagaaaaaaatcaacaaaaatacaGTTGCATCTGAGACTTAACACCTCACCATTATTAGCTTATGACAGATCAAGGAGGCAATGAGAACCCAGaggattttaataattaataaggTTTAATAAGCAGGGATACATCAAGCTCTTACTCTAGAGAGAACACACCTTCTTTCGCGTATGCTTAGAACGTCACCCAAAGCTGACTGTACATAGAGAAACGAAAACCTGAAAAAGCTGGCCAAAGAAACAGTTTGGGCCACGTTCTGTACCTTGAAGCAATAAAACTAGAGATCACTAGAAGACGTTTACTTAGTTTTTCTTCtatcagaaagtttaaaaaataaatattacatcagtaggattaggtttttaaaagaaataatcttcCAATTAAATAAGGTATACTGATGACATGCATTTACCTCGTTTCCTTTTCAAGCACCACCGACAGGACTGAAAAGATGGTCACTCATAAGGGCAGAATTAATGTGGGAGGAGATAATCAGTATGTAAGAGAATTCGAAAAGCTTTGGCAGATGGAGGTTGATGAAAGAGCACTGACTAAATTAGCAGAGGGCAAGATGAACCGGAAGTGAGCTGATCAGCCCTATGGGGTCCCAGCATGATGGGAGGCCGAGCAAGGGTACCAGGTTGGAAACAGGGGAACCAGACCACAGCCTCCTCTCCCTGTTCTGCACAGCCAGGAAACTCCTGTTTACCACCTCACCTCCTGGTAAGGAACTGGACGTTTACTACCTGCGGGAATCGAGCCACGTAGTCTCCAGATGAGGGGACGTCAGGCAGAGCCAAGGGCTCTGCCAGGTATAGGTCTGAAAGCAGTGGGGAGGGGTGAAGTGAGCTTCTGCTCTCAAGAGTGCCTGGCCCACAAGCACCCTCACGGCTCCCAGAATGCCCAGGACCAGGCATCTGTCCCCCACCCGACTGGGAatattcttctttggaaaaactgaCTTTGGAGAAAAGACCTCCAGatacttcccaaagcaaagaCGGCATCACTGTTCCAATATCCTATAACGAGACTCACTGATCAGTGTGTCCTGGGCCTATGCACACATGCAAAGAGCACAGACAGCCAGGACCCCTCAGACAGTTAAGAAAGTGtccaatgaataaaatagatatgAATTTCCCCGGATCTTTGCTTCACTAATGCTAACAAAGCCCCCTATTTGCAAATATaacagctcaaaaaaaaaaaaaaatttcaagggagaggccaaacaaccagcccaagaaaggaaacaggaaatagAGATAAGGTAGGAAAGAgaagaacattaaaaaacaacCCCCTCCCCAAACTAGAATATCCTCAGGGAAATAAAACAATAGgatgctatgaaaaaaaaacatCACAAAAGTGCagctgacaaaaataaaatatccaatagGAGTGATGGAATACAAAGCTGAGGTATTCTTCCAGAAATAGAGAATGGGAGTGAGaaccagacttcagacaatactacaaagctacagtaatcaaaacagcatgctattggcacaaaaacagacatagggatcaatggaacagaatagagagcccagaaataaacccacatacctacagtcaattaatcatcaacaaaggaggcaagaatatacaatggagaaaagacagtcttttcagcaagtggtgttgggaaggttgaacagccacatgtaaatcaaagaagttagaacacaccctcacaccatacgcaaaaataaactcaaaatggtttaaagacttaaatataagacatgacagttggggcttccctggtggctcagtggttaagaatccacctgccaatacaggggacatgggatcgagcccttgtccgggaagatcccacatgccgcggagcaactaagcccgtgtgccacaactactgaagcccacacgcctagagtctgtgctccaaaacaagagagaagccaccgcaacaagaagcccgcacaccgcaacaaagagtagcccctgctcgccacaactagagaaagcccacgcccagcaacaaagacccaatgcagccataaataaataaataaataaagatgtgacaccataaaattcttagagcacataggcaaaacattctctgacataactcatacaaatgttttcttagtctcccaagcaatagaaataaataaaagcaaaaataaataaacaggacctagtcaaacttacaagattttgtacagcaaaggaaaccataaacaaaatgaaaagacaacctatggactgggagaaaatatttgcaaatgatgcaactggcaagggcttaatttccaaaatatacaaacagcccatacaactcaatacaataaaacaaacaacccaatcgaaaaatgggcaaaagacccgaatagatatttcaccaaagaagacatacagatggccaacaggcacatgtaaagatgctcaacatcattaattattagggaaatgaaaatcaaaactataatgagggaccacctcacactggtcagaagggccaacatgaatgggtaaagatgtggtacacatatgatccagcaatcccactactgggcatatacccagagaaaaccataattcaaaaagacacatgcaccccaatgttcactgcagcactatatacaatagccaggtcatggaagcaacctaaatgcccatcgacagacgaatggataaagaagttgctggtacatatatacaatggaatattactcagccaaaaaagaagaatgaaattgggtcatttgttgagacgtgggtggatctagagactgtcatacagagtgaagtcagtcagaaaaagaacaaatatcgtTTATtcacacatgtatgtggaacctagaaaaatggtacagatgaaccggtttgcagggcagaagttgcgacacagatgtagagaacaaacatatggacaccaagggggcaaagccgcagggggtggggatggtggtgggatgcattgggtgattgggattgacatctatacactgatgtgtgtaaaattgatgactaataagaacctgttgtataaaaaaataaataaaatttaaaaattaaaaaaaaacaaaaacaaaaaatatatacgatggaatactcaGCCATACAGAAGAAtgatataatgccatttgcagcaactgtatggacctagagattatcacactatgtgaagtatgtcagagagagaaagacaaataccatatatcacttttatgtggaatctaaaatatgacacagaacgaacttatctacaaaacagaaacagactcacagacatagagaacagacttgtggttgccaagggggagggtggggcgggagagggatagattgggagtttggggtaggaagatgcaaactattttatacagaatggataaacaacaaggtcctactgtatagcacaaggaactatattcaatatcctgtgataaaccacaatggagcACTTTTCATGCCTAGCGCAGCCATGGCTTGTGGTCCCAAGAAGCACCTGAAGTACATAGCAGCTCCAAAGCATTGGACGCTGGATAAACCAACTGGTGCGTTTGCTCCTCGTCCATCTACCAGTCCCCACGAGCTGAGGGAATGTCTCCCACTAATTATTTACCTAAGGAACAGACTAAAGTATGCCCTAACAGGAGATGAACTCAAGAAGATCTTCATGCAGCATTTCATTAAGATTGATGGCAAGGTCCGCACTGACATAACCTACCCTGCTGGTTTTAAGGATGTCATCAGCATTGACAAGACTGGAGAGAATTTTTGTCTGATCTGTGACACCAAGGATCGCTTTGCTGCTCATCATATTACACCTGAGGAGGCGAAGTATAAGTTGTGCAAAATGAGAAAGATCTTTGTGGGGACAAAAGGAATCCCTCATCTGGTGAACCATGACGCTCTCCCCATTGGCTACGCTGATCCCCTCATCAAGGTGAATGACACCATTCAGACTGATTTGGAGACTGGCAAGATTACTGATTTCATCAAATTTGACACTGGTAACGTGTGCATGGTGACTGGAGGTGCTAACTGGGAAGAACTGGTGTGATCACCAACAGGGAGAGACATCCTGGTTCTTTTGATATAGTTCATGTGAAAGATGCCAATGGCAACAGCTTTGCCACCCGGCTCTCCAACATTTTCGTTACTGGCAAAGGCAACAAACCGTGGATCTCTCTTCCCCGTGGAAAGGGTATCCACCTTACCAGTGCTGAGGAGAGAGACAAGAGACTGGCGGCCAAACAGAGCAGTGGATAAAATGATCTCTAGGCAACATGAATGGAAGTCTTTGTACTTAATTAAAGACaatactgcattaaaaaaaaaacacaacggaaaagaatatgaaaaagaatgtatatatatatgtatatatacatgtatgtatgtataactgaatcactttgctgtacagtagaaattaatacaaattgtaaatcaaatgtaattcaataaaataaactttaaaaaaaaagaaaatgggagtgagaggaaaaaaatctagaagctCAATCCAGGATATCTAACATCCAACTATTGGGAATTCctaaaggagggaaaagaagaggaaaggggaaaacgATCAAAGGAATCATAAAAGCATATTTTCCAGAGTTGAAGGAAGAACTCAAGTGTTCAGGATGAAAGAACCCAGCACAATGGATGGAAAAAGAGCCCCTCCAGGGCACAGTGTCATAATTCCCAAACATACCAGAGCTGTGTGGATCCATGCTGGCGTTAGCCAGGAGCCCAGGGGAAGGAAGCAGTGGCTGAGTACATGGGCCTAAGTGAGGAGATGGGAACCATGGctctggagagcagagagagtcTGGTGTTCCTGAAAATTCCTGGTGGAGAGTCTCAGCAAGAGGTCCTGGTAAGAAATGGTGAGGTTACATTGAGACTAATCAGCGTGATCATGTGCTGTTCTCTGGCTACAGTCAAGACTAGTTAATGCCCTACAGGGCTATAAAACCACAAGCAATGGGGGTGCTAAAAATGCACAAGTGAACACGTAATACACACGCTATGTACATACATACGTAGTGAATGGCAAGTCAAATAAAGATGTATTCCCCCAGGTGACAGAATAGTCCCGGGGTGGTCCTCTTAACAATATTGCAGTGGGACACTGGGATGACAAGTTGGGATGACAAGCTGGCCTCCTTTTGCCTTAATTCCAGGTTTGGGTGATTTTTCTGAATACCCCTTGACAATGCAAAGCACAAAGCTTCAGTGACCTGGCAGCAATGTGAGTGACTAAAGCAGGCCCACATCAGAGGACACTCAGACCCAGTGTTGAGAGACAACAGGGAGAGGTGGGGATTGGGGAGAACTGGAGAGCACACACCCTTTCTCCAGGTGTGGCTCCTCCTCGGCATCAGGGACCATTGCCATGGATTCGCATACCATCCATTCTCTGCTCACCGACTCCCACATTTTTATACCCAGCTCCACTGCTCCCTGAGCCCTTCACGGGCCTGTGTCCACTTGGCATCAGGTTTGATATgacccccaaacctgctcctccctTCATTTTCTAACCCACCAAAATGGCTCTGCCATCCTCCCAGTTGCTTGAGCCAAGAGCCAAATGTGACTTCTCGATTCTTgtgcattaaaaagaatggataacagcaaaggaaattgtaaacaaaatgaaaagacaacctatgaaatgggagaaaatatttacaaatgatgcaactgacaagggattaatctccaaaatatacaaacacctcatacaactcaataaaaaaaaacccaatcaaaaaatgggcaaaagacctaaataggcatttctccaaagaagacttacagacggccaacaga includes these proteins:
- the LOC102975115 gene encoding LOW QUALITY PROTEIN: 40S ribosomal protein S4, X isoform-like (The sequence of the model RefSeq protein was modified relative to this genomic sequence to represent the inferred CDS: inserted 1 base in 1 codon), with amino-acid sequence MPSAAMACGPKKHLKYIAAPKHWTLDKPTGAFAPRPSTSPHELRECLPLIIYLRNRLKYALTGDELKKIFMQHFIKIDGKVRTDITYPAGFKDVISIDKTGENFCLICDTKDRFAAHHITPEEAKYKLCKMRKIFVGTKGIPHLVNHDALPIGYADPLIKVNDTIQTDLETGKITDFIKFDTGNVCMVTGGANXGRTGVITNRERHPGSFDIVHVKDANGNSFATRLSNIFVTGKGNKPWISLPRGKGIHLTSAEERDKRLAAKQSSG